Proteins found in one bacterium genomic segment:
- a CDS encoding acyl carrier protein has translation MTQEEIKASVLDIISEIVPDEDTNQLDPDVRIRDQINLDSMDFLDIIMELRKRYKVEVPEEDYQNLATLNSCAAYLEPWLKDK, from the coding sequence ATGACTCAAGAAGAGATTAAGGCCTCAGTTTTAGACATCATATCCGAAATTGTTCCGGATGAGGATACGAACCAGCTTGATCCGGATGTGCGCATCAGGGACCAGATAAACCTGGACTCCATGGATTTTCTGGATATCATCATGGAGCTTCGGAAGCGGTATAAGGTGGAGGTCCCGGAGGAAGACTATCAGAATCTGGCTACGTTGAATAGCTGCGCGGCCTATCTGGAACCCTGGCTCAAAGACAAATAA